One Candidatus Zixiibacteriota bacterium genomic region harbors:
- a CDS encoding DegT/DnrJ/EryC1/StrS aminotransferase family protein produces the protein MEDMRDTFLPFAAPSIGEEEIAEVVETLRSGWLTTGPKVRRFEEEFAAKVAAKHAVAVNSCTAALHLALEAAGIGRDDEVITSPMTFAATGEVIHYLGAKPVFVDIDPVTMNLDSALLEDVISRCRRARAIIPVHMGGLACDMDPILAIARRHGLRVIEDAAHAFPTRYKGRMIGAIGDVTCFSFYSTKTITTGEGGMATTDDPALAARMRMMSLHGISHNAWSRYTAEGSWYYEILQPGFKYNLTDLAAALGLAQLHKADEFLKRRQAIARRYTTAFASLADFLETPPDAPAGGQHSWHLYVIKLRLNRLTIDRDQFIAELKTAHIGVSVHFIPLHIHPYYRDTYGYRPEGFPHAHEVYERIISLPIYPAMTDADADSVIDAIGDLCRAHAR, from the coding sequence ATAGAGGACATGCGCGACACGTTCCTGCCATTTGCCGCACCCAGCATCGGCGAAGAGGAAATCGCCGAGGTGGTCGAGACGCTGCGCAGCGGCTGGCTGACCACCGGCCCCAAGGTGCGGCGGTTCGAGGAAGAGTTCGCCGCCAAAGTCGCCGCCAAACACGCCGTCGCCGTCAACTCGTGCACCGCGGCGTTGCATCTGGCGCTGGAGGCGGCCGGCATTGGGCGAGACGATGAAGTGATCACCTCACCGATGACCTTCGCCGCTACCGGGGAGGTGATCCATTACCTGGGTGCCAAGCCGGTCTTCGTCGACATCGACCCGGTGACGATGAACCTCGACTCCGCACTGCTAGAAGACGTGATCAGCCGTTGCCGCCGGGCCAGAGCGATCATCCCCGTGCACATGGGCGGCCTCGCTTGCGACATGGACCCGATCCTTGCTATCGCCCGGCGACACGGCCTGAGAGTGATCGAGGATGCCGCGCATGCCTTTCCCACGCGGTACAAGGGACGCATGATCGGCGCCATCGGGGATGTGACGTGCTTCTCCTTCTACTCGACCAAGACGATCACGACCGGCGAAGGCGGCATGGCGACGACCGATGATCCGGCATTGGCCGCGCGCATGCGCATGATGAGTCTGCATGGGATCAGCCACAACGCCTGGTCCCGCTACACCGCCGAGGGGAGTTGGTACTACGAAATCCTGCAACCGGGATTCAAGTACAACCTGACCGATCTGGCCGCGGCGCTGGGGTTGGCCCAACTGCACAAGGCGGATGAGTTCCTGAAACGTCGCCAGGCCATCGCGCGACGCTACACGACCGCCTTCGCCTCCCTGGCGGACTTCTTGGAAACGCCACCGGACGCTCCCGCTGGCGGTCAACATTCCTGGCATCTCTATGTCATCAAGCTGCGCCTCAACCGGCTGACCATCGACCGCGATCAGTTTATCGCCGAATTGAAGACCGCCCATATTGGCGTCTCGGTTCACTTCATCCCATTGCATATCCACCCCTACTATCGGGATACGTACGGGTATCGTCCCGAGGGTTTCCCCCACGCCCATGAGGTCTACGAGCGGATCATCAGTCTGCCGATCTACCCGGCCATGACCGACGCCGATGCCGACTCGGTGATCGACGCCATCGGCGATCTCTGCCGGGCCCACGCCCGATGA
- a CDS encoding inositol-3-phosphate synthase — protein sequence MSGKVRVAIIGVGNCASSFVQGVHFYRNARDDEFVPGLMHINLGGYHISDIEFSAAIDIDKNKVGIDLGEAIYSRPNNTYRFCDVPKLGVTVQRGMTHDGLGEYLAKIIEKAPGDTVDIVTLLRETKTDVVVSYLPVGSEEATKWYVEQILEAGCGFVNCIPVFIAREKYWQKRFEDRHLPVIGDDIKSQVGATIAHRVLTRLFRERGVKLLRTSQLNVGGNTDFYNMLERRRLESKKISKTNAVTSQLDYDLGDENIHIGPSDYVAWLTDRKWAYIRMEGETFGGVPLNIEMKMEVWDSPNSAGVVIDAVRCCKLAMDHGLKGTLHAPSSYFMKSPPVQVTDEEARHRTEEFIAQFRRPGSPASVPKAEPVAEQVSVGVSS from the coding sequence ATGTCGGGAAAAGTGCGGGTGGCGATCATCGGCGTCGGAAACTGCGCCTCGTCGTTTGTGCAGGGCGTCCACTTCTACCGGAATGCGCGGGACGATGAGTTCGTGCCGGGATTGATGCACATCAACCTGGGGGGATACCACATCTCCGATATCGAGTTCTCGGCGGCGATCGACATCGACAAGAACAAGGTCGGGATCGACCTGGGCGAGGCGATCTACAGCCGTCCCAACAACACGTATCGATTCTGCGACGTGCCTAAGCTCGGGGTGACCGTGCAGCGGGGCATGACGCACGACGGGCTCGGGGAATACCTCGCGAAGATCATCGAGAAGGCGCCGGGCGACACGGTCGACATCGTCACGTTGTTGCGCGAGACGAAGACCGATGTCGTGGTCAGCTACCTGCCGGTCGGCTCGGAGGAAGCGACCAAGTGGTACGTGGAGCAAATCCTCGAAGCCGGGTGCGGGTTCGTCAACTGCATCCCCGTCTTCATCGCCCGCGAGAAGTACTGGCAGAAGCGGTTCGAGGATCGCCATCTGCCGGTGATCGGCGACGACATCAAGTCGCAGGTCGGTGCGACCATCGCGCATCGGGTGCTGACCCGCCTCTTTCGCGAAAGGGGCGTCAAGCTCCTGCGGACGTCGCAGTTGAACGTCGGGGGAAACACGGACTTCTACAACATGCTCGAGCGGCGGCGCCTGGAATCGAAGAAGATCTCCAAAACCAATGCCGTTACCTCGCAGTTGGACTATGATCTCGGCGACGAGAACATCCATATCGGCCCCTCCGACTATGTGGCGTGGCTGACCGACCGCAAGTGGGCCTACATCCGCATGGAAGGGGAGACCTTCGGCGGCGTGCCGTTGAACATCGAAATGAAGATGGAAGTCTGGGACTCGCCCAATTCGGCCGGCGTGGTCATCGATGCCGTGCGCTGCTGCAAACTGGCCATGGATCATGGGCTGAAGGGGACATTGCACGCTCCCTCGTCGTATTTCATGAAGTCGCCGCCGGTGCAGGTCACCGATGAGGAGGCGCGGCACCGGACGGAGGAGTTCATCGCCCAGTTCCGTCGTCCCGGATCACCGGCGTCAGTCCCGAAAGCGGAGCCCGTCGCGGAACAAGTCTCGGTTGGCGTGTCATCCTGA
- a CDS encoding CDP-alcohol phosphatidyltransferase family protein: MQNQRRSAYEAFSVPYGRICLRLGLTPNILTVLGLLTAAATGLAFWKERFILGVVLMLVTSLLDMLDGATARAGNLGTTFGGVLDHNFDRVGEFFVLLGIVLSGHVAPGWGMFTLFGMWSASYARAVAESIGGLANCAVGLVGRLEKFALIIIGAVLETAFPMRALLIACIVVGVVSTVTTAQRLVFAHRELNRTGSGR; this comes from the coding sequence ATGCAGAACCAACGACGATCGGCCTATGAAGCGTTCTCCGTTCCCTACGGGCGGATCTGCCTTCGTCTGGGGCTGACGCCGAACATCCTCACGGTGCTGGGACTGTTGACCGCCGCGGCCACGGGGCTGGCGTTCTGGAAGGAGCGGTTCATCCTCGGTGTCGTCCTGATGCTGGTCACCTCGTTGCTTGACATGTTGGATGGGGCGACCGCGCGGGCCGGGAATCTCGGGACCACGTTTGGCGGCGTTCTGGATCACAACTTCGACCGCGTGGGGGAGTTTTTTGTCTTGTTGGGAATCGTGTTGTCGGGTCATGTCGCGCCTGGGTGGGGCATGTTCACACTCTTCGGCATGTGGTCGGCCTCGTATGCCCGGGCCGTGGCCGAATCGATCGGCGGCCTGGCAAACTGCGCCGTCGGGCTCGTCGGACGGCTGGAAAAGTTCGCGCTGATCATCATCGGGGCCGTGCTGGAAACCGCCTTCCCGATGCGGGCGCTGCTGATTGCCTGTATCGTCGTTGGCGTCGTGTCCACTGTGACGACGGCGCAACGATTGGTCTTTGCCCACCGTGAGTTGAACCGAACGGGGAGCGGCCGGTGA
- a CDS encoding type I restriction enzyme HsdR N-terminal domain-containing protein, whose protein sequence is MVNDIRLPLKKFIPHFLQAQQDNLNEADTVMRISKFFEDVLGYDALFEISRETHLKGKFVDIAIKIDGVIKLLVEVKAAGVTLRDRHIEQAEAYASRSNYRWVLLTNGVVWNLYHLTFDQGIEYERAFSVDLTVNSLDEAVERLGLLSKASVRKGEHEKYWEKRTALSPSAIGMCLFQKDVLMLIRREIRRQCGSLIDPEDLATAIHAMLSPEARELIGPRRIHRARPKKRLSRPEGSEIVAQPKEARGDGGDVPS, encoded by the coding sequence ATGGTGAACGACATCCGACTGCCGTTGAAGAAGTTCATCCCCCACTTTCTCCAGGCGCAACAGGACAATCTCAATGAAGCGGACACGGTCATGCGCATCTCCAAGTTCTTTGAGGATGTTCTGGGATACGACGCGCTATTTGAAATCAGTCGCGAGACGCATCTCAAGGGGAAGTTCGTTGACATCGCTATCAAGATCGACGGAGTCATCAAGCTCCTCGTAGAGGTGAAAGCCGCCGGTGTGACGTTGCGCGACAGGCACATAGAGCAAGCGGAGGCATATGCCTCCCGCAGCAACTACCGCTGGGTTCTTCTAACGAACGGTGTGGTTTGGAACCTATATCACCTCACTTTCGATCAGGGGATTGAGTACGAGCGTGCATTCTCAGTGGATCTCACCGTCAACTCTCTCGATGAGGCAGTCGAGCGTCTCGGACTGTTGTCAAAGGCGTCCGTCAGGAAGGGAGAACACGAGAAGTACTGGGAGAAGAGGACCGCGCTAAGCCCTTCCGCAATCGGGATGTGTCTATTCCAGAAGGATGTGCTGATGCTGATCCGACGCGAGATCAGGAGACAGTGCGGGTCACTCATTGATCCGGAAGACCTTGCCACCGCTATCCATGCGATGCTGTCACCCGAAGCCCGAGAGCTGATCGGCCCCAGACGCATTCACAGGGCTAGACCCAAGAAGCGTCTGTCCCGCCCCGAAGGGTCCGAAATCGTTGCCCAACCAAAGGAGGCGAGGGGTGACGGCGGGGATGTCCCATCGTAG
- the tmk gene encoding dTMP kinase, translated as MKTTTRGFFLVVEGADGSGKSTLVRHLAEVYGSRGWNICLVREPGGTPFSERVRRMLLDKASQMHARSELFLYLAARAQVVDDVIRPALARGAMVIADRFSLSTYAYQSGGRGLPLFAVAGADQFARDGLSPDLTLVLSVSVQEAARRRRRAGRPSDRMEAESPRFHEAVHQFYDRWGSRHLGYRLINSEAPLRQVQARAVALVDARLRRLAMTTRRRLRA; from the coding sequence ATGAAGACTACCACGCGGGGGTTCTTTCTCGTGGTCGAGGGTGCCGACGGTTCAGGCAAGTCGACCCTCGTGCGCCATCTGGCCGAGGTCTACGGCAGTCGGGGGTGGAACATCTGCCTGGTCCGCGAGCCGGGAGGGACCCCGTTTTCGGAGCGTGTGCGGCGGATGCTGCTGGACAAGGCGTCCCAGATGCACGCGCGGTCTGAGTTGTTTCTCTATCTGGCGGCCCGGGCGCAGGTCGTTGACGACGTGATCCGGCCGGCGTTGGCGCGGGGCGCGATGGTGATCGCCGACCGCTTCAGTCTTTCGACATACGCCTATCAGTCGGGCGGTCGCGGTCTGCCGTTGTTTGCCGTGGCGGGGGCCGACCAATTTGCCCGGGATGGCCTGTCGCCTGACCTCACGCTGGTGTTGAGCGTCTCCGTCCAGGAAGCCGCGCGTCGACGGCGCCGCGCCGGGCGTCCCTCCGACCGCATGGAAGCGGAATCGCCCCGATTCCACGAGGCCGTCCACCAATTCTACGACCGCTGGGGATCACGGCACCTGGGGTACCGGCTGATCAACTCGGAAGCGCCTCTCCGCCAAGTTCAGGCCCGGGCGGTCGCGCTCGTCGACGCGCGCTTGCGGCGGCTGGCGATGACGACCAGGCGACGCCTCCGCGCGTGA
- a CDS encoding single-stranded DNA-binding protein, producing MASLNKVMLIGNLGVDPELKYTPGGQAVATFRIATSRQWKDKDGNSQEDTQWHNIKVWGRSAEVAQQYLKKGRQIYVEGRIETRQYDDKDGNRKYFTEIVSERFLMLGSKRDDTGGGEVDYDAAADSASRPASRGYSSPAPKPPAGEDDDLPF from the coding sequence ATGGCGTCGCTGAACAAAGTCATGCTGATCGGCAATCTCGGGGTCGATCCCGAGTTGAAGTACACCCCCGGCGGGCAGGCGGTTGCCACCTTTCGCATCGCCACGTCGCGTCAGTGGAAGGACAAGGACGGCAACAGTCAGGAAGACACCCAGTGGCACAACATCAAGGTCTGGGGCCGCTCCGCCGAAGTGGCACAGCAATACCTGAAGAAAGGGCGCCAAATCTATGTCGAAGGCCGCATCGAGACCCGTCAGTATGACGACAAGGACGGGAACCGCAAGTACTTCACCGAGATCGTATCCGAACGATTCCTGATGCTCGGCTCCAAGCGCGATGACACGGGCGGCGGCGAGGTCGACTACGACGCCGCCGCCGATTCAGCGTCGCGTCCCGCCTCCCGCGGCTACTCATCGCCCGCCCCCAAGCCCCCGGCGGGCGAGGATGATGATTTGCCGTTTTAG
- a CDS encoding nitrilase-related carbon-nitrogen hydrolase, with amino-acid sequence MDTRRLRLAIDQMAPVLGDIKANLTEHREAIAWAKREKANLLVFPELSLTGYQVRSMVARVAMAPNDPRLAKLAKDAGSLGVILGFVEKAADGQLFNSAAYCNDGAVRTVQRKMFLPNYGMFDERRFFASGSRIEPFDTPWGRMGMVICFDLLHPALAYLHQQAGVRILVGISAAPARGVGPDGFMAGAEGFRVALRANSRLLGMVSVYANRVGTEEGMVYWGGSEVLDPFGRSLCALPEYEPARAICEIDPEAVGRARTLFPHLKEGRPDCILQEMWRIRMAAPGGVPGAPGTEV; translated from the coding sequence TTGGATACAAGGCGTTTGCGACTGGCGATTGATCAGATGGCCCCGGTGCTGGGGGACATCAAGGCGAATCTGACCGAGCACCGCGAAGCCATTGCTTGGGCCAAGCGGGAGAAGGCAAATCTGCTCGTGTTCCCCGAACTGTCGCTGACGGGGTATCAGGTGCGCAGCATGGTGGCGCGTGTGGCAATGGCGCCCAACGATCCCCGATTGGCAAAGCTCGCCAAAGATGCCGGATCACTGGGCGTGATTCTGGGTTTTGTCGAAAAGGCCGCCGACGGGCAACTGTTCAATTCGGCCGCCTACTGCAACGATGGGGCGGTGCGGACGGTGCAACGCAAGATGTTCCTCCCGAACTACGGGATGTTCGATGAGAGGCGGTTCTTCGCCTCCGGGAGCAGGATCGAACCATTCGATACCCCTTGGGGTCGGATGGGAATGGTGATCTGCTTCGACCTCCTGCACCCGGCCCTGGCCTATCTGCACCAGCAGGCCGGCGTGCGCATACTCGTTGGGATTTCCGCGGCCCCGGCGCGCGGTGTTGGGCCCGACGGATTCATGGCCGGGGCCGAGGGGTTCCGTGTGGCACTGCGGGCCAACTCGCGTCTGTTGGGGATGGTTTCGGTCTATGCCAATCGTGTCGGGACCGAAGAAGGGATGGTGTACTGGGGCGGGTCGGAAGTGCTCGATCCGTTTGGACGGTCTCTGTGTGCGTTGCCGGAGTATGAGCCGGCGCGGGCCATCTGTGAGATCGATCCCGAGGCGGTGGGACGGGCGCGCACGCTGTTCCCCCACCTGAAAGAGGGACGACCCGATTGCATTCTGCAGGAGATGTGGCGTATTCGTATGGCCGCGCCGGGCGGCGTGCCGGGTGCACCGGGAACGGAGGTGTGA
- a CDS encoding phosphatase PAP2 family protein, protein MRTAQANGWRSLWRRARPVDRLTAGYILAFGLGVVVLGRGSDGWWHWALAHLLLFAAVVMVVQRWGECTSGIRGFVRLLYPAMLYPFFYRETQIAVQWVFPDFLDHQIVALERAVFGVDPNVWILPVQSAPLNDLFMLGYVSYYPLVAMLPLALYFGRRYLELSRALYAMTTAFVISYALFVLYPLEGPRYYLAGSLPGPLAGLCFVPLANWVVGQGAIHGGCMPSSHAAVALVVMVWSWRTMPRLAMAVTPLVALLCVGTVWGRFHYVSDVAVGWVVGATALWLTRGREALILPVPDRQVLTESSRAGLFVDQRS, encoded by the coding sequence GTGAGAACGGCTCAAGCAAACGGCTGGCGCTCTCTCTGGAGGCGTGCGCGTCCCGTCGATCGTCTGACCGCCGGTTACATCCTGGCCTTCGGTCTCGGAGTGGTTGTACTCGGACGCGGGTCGGACGGATGGTGGCACTGGGCACTGGCGCACCTGCTGTTGTTCGCCGCCGTAGTGATGGTGGTACAGCGGTGGGGCGAATGCACCAGCGGGATACGCGGCTTTGTCCGACTCCTCTATCCCGCGATGCTCTATCCGTTCTTCTACCGGGAGACGCAGATTGCCGTGCAATGGGTGTTCCCGGACTTCCTGGATCACCAGATCGTGGCGCTGGAACGCGCCGTCTTCGGTGTCGATCCCAATGTCTGGATTCTGCCGGTCCAGTCGGCGCCCCTGAATGATCTGTTCATGCTCGGGTATGTCTCCTACTACCCGCTTGTGGCGATGCTGCCGCTCGCGCTGTACTTCGGCCGCCGTTATCTCGAATTGTCCCGGGCGCTGTACGCCATGACGACCGCCTTTGTCATCTCTTATGCGCTGTTCGTGCTCTATCCACTCGAAGGACCACGGTATTATCTGGCGGGCAGTCTGCCCGGTCCGCTGGCGGGATTGTGTTTTGTGCCGCTGGCGAACTGGGTGGTTGGTCAGGGCGCCATCCATGGCGGCTGTATGCCGTCATCGCACGCGGCCGTGGCACTCGTGGTCATGGTTTGGTCATGGCGGACGATGCCGCGGCTGGCGATGGCCGTGACGCCTCTCGTTGCACTCCTCTGTGTCGGCACCGTCTGGGGACGGTTTCACTATGTGTCGGATGTCGCTGTTGGCTGGGTCGTTGGCGCCACGGCACTGTGGTTGACGCGCGGTCGTGAAGCGTTGATACTGCCCGTGCCCGATCGGCAGGTCTTGACGGAATCGTCACGGGCCGGTCTCTTTGTCGATCAGAGATCGTGA
- the rsmI gene encoding 16S rRNA (cytidine(1402)-2'-O)-methyltransferase yields MSRPGVLYVVATPLGNLDDISTRAVHVLGSVDLILCEDTRRTRVLVYHLGIRIPTLSLHEHNERSRTAAVLARLGDGARIALVSDAGTPVISDPGYRLIASVVESGHPIVPIPGASAVTALLSVAGLPADRYVFEGFLPPKSGRRARRLAELAAETRTIVLFESPHRLARTLGELHAAWGDRWCCVGRELTKRYEEIQHGRLSELAARHHSRAIKGEITLAVAGADEKLSAAGGESED; encoded by the coding sequence ATGTCGCGTCCGGGCGTTCTCTATGTTGTGGCGACACCGCTGGGGAACCTCGACGACATTTCGACGCGCGCCGTCCATGTCTTGGGGTCGGTCGATCTGATTCTCTGCGAAGACACGCGGCGGACGCGGGTATTGGTGTACCACCTCGGCATCCGCATCCCCACCCTGTCCCTGCATGAGCACAACGAACGGTCACGGACCGCGGCGGTGCTGGCGCGTCTGGGCGACGGCGCGCGCATCGCCCTGGTGTCGGATGCGGGGACGCCGGTCATCTCCGATCCGGGGTATCGTTTGATCGCGTCAGTCGTCGAGAGCGGCCATCCCATCGTGCCGATTCCTGGCGCCAGCGCGGTCACCGCGCTTCTCTCGGTGGCGGGACTTCCCGCCGACCGGTACGTCTTTGAGGGCTTCCTGCCGCCGAAGTCGGGACGGCGCGCGCGGCGGTTGGCGGAGTTGGCGGCCGAGACACGTACGATCGTGCTGTTCGAATCTCCGCATCGCCTGGCCCGGACATTGGGAGAGCTTCACGCTGCCTGGGGCGACCGGTGGTGCTGCGTCGGGCGGGAATTGACCAAGCGGTACGAAGAAATCCAACATGGACGTTTGTCAGAGTTGGCTGCACGCCATCATTCACGCGCGATCAAAGGTGAAATCACACTCGCGGTGGCCGGGGCGGATGAGAAGCTGTCGGCGGCTGGCGGAGAGTCAGAAGACTGA
- a CDS encoding NAD+ synthase, translating to MAKGADLTLDPLMTVGILTTFLCDEFAKKGYTNTVLGVSGGVDSALGVALAAHALGAEHVTGLALPARESDPQSLRDAKLVARTFGIRLLVQPIGSVIAAIYEDEPNVDRVRLGNAAARVRMIRLFDYSQTHHALVVGTSNKTELLLGYGTWYGDVACSLNPIGDLYKTQVRQLADFLGVPERIIAKPPSADLWPGQTDEGELGLSYDEADHLLFLMVDRDYSFDALVEAGFAPVLVRRVFDLVASSQFKRSLPSIAKIGMKTVGIDFHLARDWGR from the coding sequence TTGGCGAAAGGCGCTGATCTGACCCTCGATCCGCTTATGACGGTTGGGATCCTCACGACCTTCCTGTGCGACGAATTCGCCAAGAAGGGATACACCAACACTGTCTTGGGCGTCTCGGGCGGAGTGGACTCGGCGCTCGGCGTGGCGCTGGCGGCCCATGCGTTGGGCGCGGAACATGTCACGGGGCTGGCGCTCCCGGCCAGGGAATCGGATCCCCAGAGCCTGCGCGATGCCAAGCTGGTGGCGCGCACATTCGGCATCCGGCTTCTGGTGCAGCCGATTGGTTCCGTGATCGCAGCCATCTACGAGGATGAGCCCAACGTGGATCGTGTCCGCCTTGGGAACGCCGCGGCGCGTGTGCGGATGATCCGGCTCTTCGACTACTCACAGACGCACCATGCGCTGGTCGTGGGGACATCGAACAAGACCGAGCTGCTGCTGGGGTATGGGACCTGGTACGGCGACGTGGCCTGTTCGCTCAACCCGATCGGCGATTTGTACAAGACGCAGGTGCGCCAACTGGCCGATTTCCTCGGCGTGCCCGAGCGGATCATCGCCAAGCCGCCTTCGGCCGACCTCTGGCCGGGGCAGACCGACGAAGGGGAGTTGGGTTTGAGCTATGACGAAGCCGATCACCTGCTGTTCCTGATGGTCGATCGCGATTATTCCTTCGACGCGCTGGTGGAAGCGGGATTCGCGCCTGTCCTGGTGCGGCGGGTCTTCGATTTGGTGGCGAGCTCCCAGTTCAAGCGCTCGCTGCCGAGCATCGCCAAGATCGGGATGAAGACCGTGGGGATCGACTTCCACCTGGCGCGCGACTGGGGTCGATAA
- a CDS encoding carbohydrate kinase family protein, which produces MIIAFGNPVFDAIRTPWVSTRGRVLSGCATNAALIYARLGGNVTVVGRTGMDRVHDYHAYLLDTGIKSETEVCGESGGFGLDYDRDGNRELTVLGRAEPITQIPAEIDDARMVFLGPVMQELPFDLIRRIRARTRAPIVLDPQGLLRRTTGDGRIEHFKPDGIEEICALCDVVKPNELETRILTGVDPRQDLDRAAAILRGWGIATVVITLAEEGALIVDPEGHRHRIAALPTLAIDSTGAGDSFAGGLMFARVHGHPWPEAGRLATACSSTMIAHCGPDFELTLTDARARAAGVAVTTTRASAARVA; this is translated from the coding sequence GTGATCATCGCGTTCGGGAACCCCGTGTTTGATGCGATTCGCACACCGTGGGTGTCGACGCGGGGGCGCGTGCTGTCCGGCTGTGCCACCAATGCCGCGCTGATCTATGCCCGTCTCGGAGGCAACGTGACCGTCGTGGGTCGGACCGGCATGGACCGTGTGCACGACTACCATGCCTATCTACTCGACACCGGGATCAAGTCGGAGACCGAGGTGTGTGGCGAATCCGGCGGCTTTGGTCTGGACTACGACCGGGATGGGAACCGTGAACTCACGGTACTGGGACGCGCCGAACCGATTACGCAGATCCCCGCTGAGATCGACGATGCCCGGATGGTCTTCCTGGGGCCCGTGATGCAGGAGCTGCCTTTCGATCTGATCCGTCGCATCCGGGCGCGCACGCGCGCACCGATCGTGCTCGATCCGCAGGGGTTGTTGCGGCGAACCACCGGTGACGGTCGCATCGAGCATTTCAAGCCGGACGGGATCGAGGAGATCTGTGCCTTGTGCGACGTGGTGAAACCGAATGAACTGGAGACCCGCATCCTGACCGGTGTCGATCCGCGCCAGGACCTCGATCGGGCCGCGGCGATCCTCAGGGGATGGGGCATTGCCACGGTGGTGATCACGCTGGCGGAAGAAGGGGCCCTGATCGTCGATCCCGAAGGTCATCGGCATCGCATCGCGGCGTTGCCCACGCTGGCCATTGACTCCACCGGTGCCGGCGATTCTTTTGCCGGTGGATTGATGTTCGCCCGCGTTCATGGTCATCCTTGGCCGGAAGCCGGGCGTTTGGCGACCGCGTGTTCGTCCACGATGATTGCCCACTGCGGGCCGGACTTCGAGTTGACGTTGACCGATGCCAGGGCCCGCGCGGCGGGAGTGGCCGTGACGACGACGCGCGCATCGGCGGCGCGTGTCGCCTGA
- the lgt gene encoding prolipoprotein diacylglyceryl transferase yields the protein MLPELFHIGPFVLRSYGLLLALSFLIGLWLVHREAKVVGVDPDRAVNLGFVLILFGVIGGRLAYVLYHLRDFADQPWEVINPFHTTGHFGIAGLNLQGGLIVGTLAGFVYLRRHRIRPLPALDAVAPAVAFGIGLSRIGCFLNGCCFGTPTGAFCGVHYPPDAPAAIVFAGQAVHPTQLYSSVYGFLLFLVLSRVNRRHHWPGLTAGLFFMIEALFRFLIEPFRYYETEMWLSLAGLRVNYNQLIAVAMFVAGALLAWLPRRLRGKTP from the coding sequence ATGCTGCCGGAATTATTCCATATCGGACCGTTCGTGTTGCGATCTTATGGACTGCTCCTGGCGCTGTCATTCCTGATCGGCCTGTGGTTGGTCCACCGCGAGGCGAAAGTCGTCGGGGTCGATCCGGACCGGGCCGTGAATCTCGGCTTCGTCCTGATCCTGTTCGGCGTGATCGGTGGACGGTTGGCGTATGTCCTGTATCACCTGCGGGATTTCGCCGACCAGCCCTGGGAGGTCATCAACCCGTTCCATACCACGGGGCATTTTGGTATTGCCGGTTTGAACCTGCAGGGCGGTCTGATCGTGGGGACTCTGGCCGGCTTCGTGTACCTGCGGCGTCACCGGATTCGCCCGCTTCCCGCGTTGGACGCCGTCGCCCCGGCCGTGGCGTTCGGCATCGGTCTGTCGCGCATCGGGTGTTTTCTCAACGGCTGTTGCTTCGGCACGCCGACGGGCGCATTCTGCGGGGTGCACTATCCGCCCGACGCTCCGGCCGCGATCGTCTTTGCCGGCCAGGCCGTGCACCCGACCCAACTGTACTCGTCGGTGTACGGATTTCTCTTGTTCCTGGTGCTGAGCCGCGTCAACCGCCGGCATCATTGGCCGGGGCTGACGGCGGGTTTGTTCTTCATGATCGAGGCGCTGTTCCGCTTTCTCATTGAACCCTTCCGGTACTACGAAACCGAGATGTGGCTATCGCTGGCCGGCCTGCGCGTGAATTACAATCAACTCATCGCCGTGGCGATGTTTGTGGCCGGTGCATTACTCGCATGGCTGCCGCGACGCCTGCGGGGCAAAACGCCTTGA
- a CDS encoding transposase has translation MSPADQTVTVREIISACKRHQIPLLAVNVLPDHVHMIVSAPSETELTEHVRKIKGSSASTLRAEHGLRSPHHVWARKFNRRAIRNEESLQQMIAYVLNNHLKHAERWGQTVVTTWEERIRPLVEAGCVDVAQIFR, from the coding sequence TTGTCTCCCGCTGACCAAACCGTCACCGTGCGGGAAATCATCTCCGCCTGCAAGCGTCACCAGATTCCCCTGCTGGCGGTCAACGTACTCCCTGATCATGTGCACATGATCGTGTCTGCCCCATCGGAGACAGAGCTCACTGAGCATGTCCGAAAGATCAAGGGCTCTTCCGCAAGCACCCTCCGCGCCGAGCACGGCCTGAGATCACCCCACCACGTGTGGGCACGCAAGTTCAATCGCCGCGCCATCCGTAACGAGGAATCGCTGCAGCAGATGATCGCGTATGTGCTGAACAACCACCTCAAACATGCCGAGCGCTGGGGACAGACTGTCGTGACCACATGGGAAGAGCGCATCAGACCGCTTGTGGAAGCCGGCTGTGTTGACGTTGCCCAGATATTCCGCTGA